The following coding sequences are from one Humulus lupulus chromosome X, drHumLupu1.1, whole genome shotgun sequence window:
- the LOC133807153 gene encoding cyclin-dependent kinase E-1-like isoform X2 codes for MAMAESNDFVSVDMERIYLGGKVVVTIWYRAPELLLGAKHYTSHPTIEKWPTLANLPHWQNDLQYIQGHKYDNHRLQGFVNISSKSPAFDLLSKILEEPDRVVKESKLIWLLTNLNYKVVDRMEHLVLEQEKQYPSRVR; via the exons ATGGCCATGGCTGAATCTAACGATTTCGTTTCGGTTGATATGGAGAGGATCTATCTCGGTGGAAAG GTTGTGGTAACCATTTGGTATCGTGCACCAGAGCTGCTCCTTGGGGCAAAACATTATACAA GTCATCCCACTATAGAAAAGTGGCCAACACTTGCAAATCTTCCGCATTGGCAAAATGATTTACAGTATATTCAAGGCCACAAGTA TGACAATCACAGGCTTCAGGGTTTTGTAAACATCTCTTCAAAAAGTCCTGCATTTGACCTCTTATCTAAGATACTTGA GGAACCAGACAGAGTGGTCAAGGAGTCAAAGCTAATTTGGTTATTGACAAATTTAAATTATAAG GTAGTTGACAGAATGGAACATTTGGTTTTGGAGCAAGAAAAGCAATATCCATCTAGAGTAAGATGA
- the LOC133807153 gene encoding cyclin-dependent kinase E-1-like isoform X3: MAMAESNDFVSVDMERIYLGGKVVVTIWYRAPELLLGAKHYTSHPTIEKWPTLANLPHWQNDLQYIQGHKYDNHRLQGFVNISSKSPAFDLLSKILEEPDRVVKESKLIWLLTNLNYKVVDRMEHLVLEQEKQYPSRCR; the protein is encoded by the exons ATGGCCATGGCTGAATCTAACGATTTCGTTTCGGTTGATATGGAGAGGATCTATCTCGGTGGAAAG GTTGTGGTAACCATTTGGTATCGTGCACCAGAGCTGCTCCTTGGGGCAAAACATTATACAA GTCATCCCACTATAGAAAAGTGGCCAACACTTGCAAATCTTCCGCATTGGCAAAATGATTTACAGTATATTCAAGGCCACAAGTA TGACAATCACAGGCTTCAGGGTTTTGTAAACATCTCTTCAAAAAGTCCTGCATTTGACCTCTTATCTAAGATACTTGA GGAACCAGACAGAGTGGTCAAGGAGTCAAAGCTAATTTGGTTATTGACAAATTTAAATTATAAG GTAGTTGACAGAATGGAACATTTGGTTTTGGAGCAAGAAAAGCAATATCCATCTAGA tgcaggtaa
- the LOC133807153 gene encoding cyclin-dependent kinase E-1-like isoform X4 yields MAMAESNDFVSVDMERIYLGGKVVVTIWYRAPELLLGAKHYTSHPTIEKWPTLANLPHWQNDLQYIQGHKYDNHRLQGFVNISSKSPAFDLLSKILEEPDRVVKESKLIWLLTNLNYKLGS; encoded by the exons ATGGCCATGGCTGAATCTAACGATTTCGTTTCGGTTGATATGGAGAGGATCTATCTCGGTGGAAAG GTTGTGGTAACCATTTGGTATCGTGCACCAGAGCTGCTCCTTGGGGCAAAACATTATACAA GTCATCCCACTATAGAAAAGTGGCCAACACTTGCAAATCTTCCGCATTGGCAAAATGATTTACAGTATATTCAAGGCCACAAGTA TGACAATCACAGGCTTCAGGGTTTTGTAAACATCTCTTCAAAAAGTCCTGCATTTGACCTCTTATCTAAGATACTTGA GGAACCAGACAGAGTGGTCAAGGAGTCAAAGCTAATTTGGTTATTGACAAATTTAAATTATAAG CTAGGTAGTTGA
- the LOC133807153 gene encoding uncharacterized protein LOC133807153 isoform X1, with the protein MAMAESNDFVSVDMERIYLGGKVVVTIWYRAPELLLGAKHYTSHPTIEKWPTLANLPHWQNDLQYIQGHKYDNHRLQGFVNISSKSPAFDLLSKILEEPDRVVKESKLIWLLTNLNYKVVDRMEHLVLEQEKQYPSRVREKESWTSHELESVSGGVDICGSSTTTGEDISVELGLYPLFFCLGRLVVAFDLYVSF; encoded by the exons ATGGCCATGGCTGAATCTAACGATTTCGTTTCGGTTGATATGGAGAGGATCTATCTCGGTGGAAAG GTTGTGGTAACCATTTGGTATCGTGCACCAGAGCTGCTCCTTGGGGCAAAACATTATACAA GTCATCCCACTATAGAAAAGTGGCCAACACTTGCAAATCTTCCGCATTGGCAAAATGATTTACAGTATATTCAAGGCCACAAGTA TGACAATCACAGGCTTCAGGGTTTTGTAAACATCTCTTCAAAAAGTCCTGCATTTGACCTCTTATCTAAGATACTTGA GGAACCAGACAGAGTGGTCAAGGAGTCAAAGCTAATTTGGTTATTGACAAATTTAAATTATAAG GTAGTTGACAGAATGGAACATTTGGTTTTGGAGCAAGAAAAGCAATATCCATCTAGA gtaagggaaaaggaaagctggaccagccatgagttggagagcgttagtGGCGGCGTGGACATATGTGGCAGCTCAACCACCACGGGCGAGGATATctcagtggaactagggttgtatcccttatttttctGTTTAGGTCGGCTTGTTGTAGCTTTTGACTTGTATGTATCCTTTTAA